The Deinococcus wulumuqiensis R12 genome has a window encoding:
- a CDS encoding peptidylprolyl isomerase, whose product MNKKKAVNGLLIGLSVLLVAGMAYQFTPNVGSLFNRQEGTPVIRVNGDAVTSEQLESARRGSALLADEPGSVLSDDAKVYLVSQAIERQAILGSVKDIQVSRADVNAEVQKVRESNQLTDNKAWTDALQSNGLTDAGFRTQVRQQLAYQRKTDELRKAVPAPTDAELRAYYDLNKTKYQAEPQIVGRQIVVSDKAKAQALLTQARGGADFAELARANSTENGDRGGALAPLDGTQPRPVLKAALPTAVGEAAFALTSGGLTDVIESGGKFYIVKVEKFVPGQPKTFEQAKTDLVAAVRQQKQDAALERWADEQRKNAKVEYVDPAWKIENPTVASVAGQNIPYSDVVAQVMNNQQIAGLVGQLPPEQLPELLNKTFKPQVVQQLIQGYAAPNIARKLGLSLSGSRQDIAQQLAAYGARDVKVSDADVQAYYRQNIAQYEVPASATLDEASFRDKNQAAAFRTDWNGQGDFVAAASKAGGTVSERGQVSPAPDQTTGEVPPLTAAAFGQNLRSVGEGSLTPVVQVGERYSVGYVRDLVRPTTRPLSEVSDEIRQNLLSSKQAETGQAFLDKQVSALNPKDNLEQVLAAQAKRVAASAPKTETPKTETPNTGTTESPKTTTTESAPATGTTTEEAPAKP is encoded by the coding sequence GTGAACAAGAAAAAAGCCGTCAATGGCCTGCTGATCGGGCTTTCGGTGCTGCTGGTGGCCGGCATGGCCTACCAGTTCACCCCCAACGTGGGCAGCCTCTTTAACCGTCAGGAAGGCACCCCGGTGATCCGGGTTAATGGCGACGCCGTCACTTCCGAACAGCTCGAGAGCGCCCGGCGCGGCAGCGCCCTGCTGGCCGACGAACCCGGCAGCGTGCTGTCCGACGACGCCAAGGTATATCTGGTGTCGCAGGCCATCGAGCGGCAGGCGATTCTCGGCAGCGTCAAGGACATCCAGGTCAGCCGCGCCGATGTCAACGCCGAGGTGCAGAAGGTCCGCGAGTCCAACCAGCTCACCGACAACAAGGCCTGGACCGACGCGCTGCAGAGCAACGGCCTGACCGACGCGGGCTTCCGCACCCAGGTCAGGCAGCAGCTCGCCTACCAGCGCAAGACCGACGAACTGCGCAAGGCCGTGCCCGCGCCCACCGACGCCGAGCTGCGGGCCTACTACGACCTGAACAAGACCAAGTACCAGGCCGAGCCGCAGATCGTGGGCCGCCAGATCGTGGTGAGCGACAAGGCCAAGGCCCAGGCGCTGCTCACCCAGGCACGGGGCGGAGCCGACTTTGCCGAGCTGGCGCGGGCAAACAGCACCGAGAATGGGGACCGGGGCGGAGCACTCGCGCCGCTCGACGGCACGCAGCCGCGCCCGGTGCTCAAGGCCGCGCTGCCGACCGCCGTGGGCGAAGCCGCTTTCGCGCTGACCAGTGGCGGCCTCACCGACGTGATCGAGTCGGGCGGCAAGTTCTACATCGTCAAGGTCGAGAAGTTCGTGCCGGGACAACCCAAGACCTTCGAGCAGGCCAAGACCGATCTGGTCGCCGCCGTGCGCCAGCAGAAGCAGGACGCTGCCCTCGAGCGCTGGGCCGACGAGCAGCGCAAGAACGCAAAGGTCGAGTACGTGGACCCCGCCTGGAAAATCGAGAACCCCACCGTGGCGAGCGTGGCCGGGCAGAACATCCCCTACTCGGACGTGGTCGCGCAGGTGATGAACAACCAGCAGATTGCCGGGCTGGTGGGCCAGTTGCCGCCCGAGCAGTTGCCTGAACTGCTCAACAAGACCTTCAAGCCGCAGGTCGTGCAGCAACTGATTCAGGGCTACGCCGCGCCCAACATCGCCCGCAAGCTGGGGCTGTCGCTCAGCGGCTCGCGCCAGGACATCGCCCAGCAGCTCGCCGCCTACGGAGCGCGGGACGTGAAGGTCAGCGATGCCGACGTGCAGGCGTACTACCGCCAGAACATCGCGCAGTACGAGGTGCCCGCCAGCGCCACCCTCGACGAGGCGAGCTTCAGGGACAAGAACCAGGCCGCCGCCTTCCGCACCGACTGGAACGGTCAGGGCGACTTCGTGGCCGCCGCGAGCAAGGCCGGAGGAACGGTCAGCGAGCGCGGACAGGTCAGCCCGGCCCCCGACCAGACGACCGGAGAGGTGCCGCCCCTGACGGCCGCCGCCTTCGGCCAGAACCTGCGCAGCGTGGGAGAGGGCAGCCTGACTCCTGTGGTGCAGGTCGGAGAGCGCTACTCGGTGGGCTACGTGCGTGACCTGGTGCGCCCGACCACCCGCCCCCTGAGCGAAGTGAGCGACGAAATCCGCCAGAACCTGCTGAGCAGCAAGCAGGCCGAAACCGGTCAGGCGTTCCTGGACAAGCAGGTCAGCGCCCTGAACCCCAAGGACAACCTCGAACAGGTGCTCGCGGCCCAGGCCAAGCGGGTCGCGGCTTCCGCGCCCAAAACCGAGACACCCAAGACCGAGACCCCGAACACCGGCACGACGGAGTCGCCCAAGACGACCACGACCGAATCGGCGCCCGCCACCGGGACGACCACCGAGGAAGCACCCGCCAAGCCCTGA